A region of the Rubripirellula tenax genome:
TCCCAGTCAATTTCCTTCACCGTGTTGTATTGGAAATAGTAGTCTTCAGCACAGCCATACCAGAAAATGTGAAGCATGGTTCCGGCGTCGCAATGCGAATTAGCAATCAATTTCTGCAGGGGTTTGCCACCACCACCATCCCAATGCCAATTCTGTGCAAAAAGGTGAAGTTCTTTGGGGTTAGTTTGTGAGGCAAGCCAAGAGTTTCTCTTTCGGTCGGCGGCACGTATCAACGGTGTCAATGCAGCATCATCGTTCCACAACTCTTCGGGTGTCCCAGGCGGCACACCAGGAGTGGCAAGGTCGATGATTTCTTGTTGACGCTTCTTTGAGATTGCCATTGATTCT
Encoded here:
- a CDS encoding DUF4274 domain-containing protein, whose amino-acid sequence is MAISKKRQQEIIDLATPGVPPGTPEELWNDDAALTPLIRAADRKRNSWLASQTNPKELHLFAQNWHWDGGGGKPLQKLIANSHCDAGTMLHIFWYGCAEDYYFQYNTVKEIDWEHDREIFRLLRQIERKIVSADYATANIYFDPTPFVSMRDGRDEFARQIPELMYRPIGRKPRKK